The proteins below are encoded in one region of Stieleria sp. JC731:
- a CDS encoding multiheme c-type cytochrome yields MNSKRLLLILPLLAFLAWVGFNAYQAKQADDQFQQIRKARTFDVPSQQNPSTAPPADLVVAKIPTDNIWFVGKHEDGGGVEIPFKPGESPKVSAHRANKNTNPGFVGPQQCKECHAEIYQTFVQTAHALTTRPVTADTIDGSFSPGSNTVQSSDPNLRFEMVNRDNEFLQRVHFHNWTFEVPMQIIVGSSKMAQTYLYWHGDGLYQHNITHITDGNQWINSPGYIDGDAAYARPVPERCLDCHMTYFDFRAPPNHYTPEDVIYGVTCERCHGPAAEHVAFHQSSPNATTGESIVNPGSLERELSMQICGQCHGGSRQLKSAGLSFRPGDQLDDHYQPLDEEENAKNSVHTSNQQMRLSQSRCFIETEMSCIDCHDPHHNERGDAKLFSERCMTCHQDESDCQFDAPDGIRLSENCVDCHMPRRATKKLRLQSIEGDVFPPLRDHFIRVDKQATDEFLKSRQQ; encoded by the coding sequence TTGAATTCAAAGCGATTGCTGCTGATTCTGCCCCTACTCGCGTTCTTGGCTTGGGTTGGCTTTAACGCCTACCAGGCCAAGCAGGCCGACGATCAATTTCAACAGATTCGCAAAGCTCGAACATTCGATGTGCCGAGCCAGCAGAACCCCTCAACAGCTCCGCCGGCCGATTTGGTTGTTGCCAAGATTCCTACCGATAACATTTGGTTTGTCGGCAAACATGAAGATGGTGGCGGCGTAGAGATCCCGTTTAAGCCAGGAGAATCACCAAAGGTCAGCGCCCATCGTGCCAACAAGAACACCAACCCCGGATTCGTTGGCCCTCAACAGTGCAAAGAATGCCACGCGGAGATCTATCAAACCTTTGTTCAAACGGCTCATGCGCTGACAACGCGTCCCGTCACTGCAGACACCATCGACGGCTCATTCAGCCCTGGAAGCAACACCGTTCAATCGAGCGATCCCAACCTTCGATTCGAAATGGTAAATCGTGACAACGAATTCCTGCAGCGAGTTCATTTTCACAACTGGACGTTTGAAGTCCCAATGCAGATCATCGTCGGATCCTCCAAGATGGCTCAAACCTATCTGTACTGGCATGGTGATGGTCTCTATCAGCACAACATCACCCACATCACTGACGGCAATCAATGGATCAACAGTCCTGGATACATTGACGGCGATGCCGCGTACGCTCGCCCAGTTCCAGAGCGTTGCCTCGATTGTCATATGACCTATTTTGATTTTCGGGCGCCGCCGAATCACTACACTCCGGAAGACGTTATCTATGGTGTTACCTGTGAACGGTGCCACGGCCCGGCTGCGGAACACGTCGCGTTCCACCAATCGTCTCCAAACGCAACGACTGGGGAATCGATCGTCAATCCCGGCAGCCTTGAACGTGAACTCTCAATGCAAATTTGTGGTCAATGCCACGGTGGCTCGCGACAACTAAAATCTGCCGGCCTTAGCTTTCGACCGGGAGATCAGCTTGACGATCACTACCAGCCGCTCGACGAAGAAGAAAACGCCAAGAACAGCGTCCACACCAGCAACCAGCAGATGCGTCTTTCGCAGAGCCGTTGCTTTATCGAGACAGAGATGTCGTGCATCGATTGTCATGATCCGCACCATAATGAACGCGGTGATGCCAAGCTATTTTCGGAACGCTGCATGACCTGCCACCAAGACGAGAGCGATTGCCAATTCGATGCTCCCGATGGGATTCGCCTGTCCGAGAATTGCGTTGATTGCCACATGCCCAGACGTGCGACCAAGAAGCTGCGACTGCAAAGTATCGAAGGCGACGTGTTCCCCCCGCTTCGCGACCACTTTATCCGTGTCGACAAACAAGCGACCGATGAGTTTTTGAAATCGCGTCAGCAGTAA
- a CDS encoding protein-tyrosine-phosphatase → MRPFVEKVETSLDDLSKSRKQFLQSIANDVAKRIESEGKAELNFICTHNSRRSHLAQVWFQTAAVYYQVPQIVTYSGGTEATACNIRTVQALRRAGLSIVATSQQSNPIYLVQCAEDMAPMRAFSKVYHSEGNPQKGFIAMMCCSDADEACPVVLGSDARYPLHYEDPKVADNTDQETSRYDERSLEIAREMFFIVRQAAEQVKR, encoded by the coding sequence GTGAGACCTTTCGTGGAAAAAGTTGAGACGTCTTTAGATGACCTCTCGAAATCGCGAAAACAGTTTTTGCAATCGATCGCCAACGACGTCGCCAAACGAATTGAGTCTGAAGGCAAGGCGGAGCTGAACTTCATTTGCACTCATAACTCACGTCGAAGTCACCTTGCTCAAGTCTGGTTTCAGACAGCCGCGGTTTACTATCAGGTTCCCCAAATCGTGACATATTCAGGTGGGACTGAGGCAACCGCCTGCAACATTAGGACGGTGCAGGCACTTCGTCGAGCTGGGCTTTCGATTGTCGCAACGTCGCAGCAGTCCAATCCGATCTATCTCGTTCAGTGTGCCGAAGACATGGCTCCGATGCGAGCATTTTCGAAGGTCTACCACAGCGAAGGAAACCCGCAAAAGGGCTTTATCGCGATGATGTGCTGTTCCGATGCGGACGAGGCCTGCCCTGTTGTGTTGGGCAGTGACGCTCGGTACCCGCTGCACTATGAAGATCCCAAAGTCGCTGACAACACCGATCAAGAAACATCTCGCTACGATGAACGCTCGCTGGAAATCGCTCGCGAGATGTTCTTCATCGTCCGTCAGGCAGCTGAACAGGTGAAACGCTAA
- the clpB gene encoding ATP-dependent chaperone ClpB: protein MTFRFDKLTTKAQGLIAEAQGRAAANGNPDITSLHLLGAMLDETDGITGALMEKMKVDLKQLHELTDSELEKMTKVTGGRQPGISSELQLALNEAANAAESLKDEFVATEHLLLGLAKAKTKAQSVLSLCGVDSDDVLKAASEIRGSARVTDQNAEDTYQALQKYGVDLTELAAQGKLDPVIGRDNEIRRVIQVLSRRTKNNPVLIGQPGVGKTAIAEGLALRIFEADVPNSLKNKRVIALDMGALVAGAKFRGDFEERLKAVLREVKDSDGRVILFIDELHLVVGAGKAEGSPDAANLLKPELARGALRCVGATTLDEYRQHIEKDAALERRFQPVFVEEPTVDDTVAILRGLKPRYESHHGVRITDSALVAAATLANRYITDRFLPDKAIDLVDEATSRLAMEKESVPEPIDRLQRRLRQLELAQRQLEDEDQDDPSIVASRDEMQSEMDQLSKELADLREQWESEKIGLEGVQSIRQEAETLAHRFATLDAEAKQTQLRGENPEAIYREMLEVQSRQKELESKLEEIERRDATAESDADKSESQRRLLRREVTADEIAEVVSMWTGVPVSRMMETERAKLLVMEERLHQRVVGQDEAVRAVSDAVRRSRSGLSDPNRPIGSFLFLGPTGVGKTELCKALAEIMFDDENAMVRIDMSEFMERHSVARMIGAPPGYVGYEEGGKLTEAVRRRPYTVVLLDEIEKAHPDVFNILLQVLDDGRLTDGQGRTVNFSNSVIVMTSNAGSQEIQRIAAENGTEDEMHEAVQEALRTRFLPEFLNRIDDTVIFKPLDQAEIRRIVTLQLNHLADRLRDNGLHLKVTEAAIDEIAKVGYDPTYGARPLKRVIQREIQNKLATALLKSTFAEGSTVVVDHDAMDFTFRNEDRLQETLV, encoded by the coding sequence ATGACATTCCGATTCGACAAACTGACAACTAAAGCACAAGGTCTGATCGCCGAGGCGCAAGGCCGCGCCGCTGCCAACGGCAACCCTGACATCACATCGCTACACTTGCTTGGCGCGATGCTGGATGAAACTGACGGGATTACCGGTGCCCTCATGGAAAAGATGAAGGTCGACCTGAAACAGCTTCACGAATTGACCGATAGCGAGCTGGAAAAGATGACCAAGGTCACCGGCGGCCGCCAACCGGGGATCTCTAGCGAACTTCAACTGGCTCTCAATGAAGCCGCCAACGCGGCGGAATCACTCAAAGACGAATTCGTCGCTACCGAACACCTACTCCTGGGACTCGCCAAGGCGAAGACCAAAGCACAAAGCGTCTTGTCGCTCTGCGGTGTCGATTCCGATGACGTACTCAAAGCCGCAAGCGAAATACGAGGCAGCGCACGAGTGACAGACCAAAATGCCGAAGACACGTATCAAGCGCTTCAAAAGTACGGCGTCGACCTGACCGAGCTTGCCGCTCAAGGCAAACTTGATCCGGTTATCGGACGTGACAATGAAATCCGCCGCGTCATTCAGGTGCTTTCAAGACGGACGAAGAACAATCCGGTTCTGATCGGACAACCGGGCGTTGGTAAAACGGCAATCGCCGAAGGACTCGCGCTGCGCATCTTCGAAGCCGATGTGCCCAATAGCTTGAAAAACAAACGTGTCATCGCGCTCGATATGGGTGCGTTGGTCGCAGGAGCAAAATTCCGGGGCGATTTCGAAGAACGCCTCAAAGCGGTTCTCCGCGAAGTCAAAGACTCTGACGGTCGTGTGATCCTTTTTATCGACGAACTTCACTTGGTCGTCGGTGCCGGAAAGGCTGAAGGCTCGCCCGATGCGGCCAACTTGCTAAAACCCGAACTCGCTCGCGGCGCACTGCGTTGTGTCGGTGCGACGACGCTTGATGAATACCGTCAACACATCGAGAAAGACGCGGCATTGGAACGTCGTTTCCAACCTGTCTTCGTCGAAGAACCCACCGTGGATGATACCGTTGCGATCCTTCGTGGCTTGAAGCCTCGATACGAATCGCACCACGGCGTCCGAATCACCGATAGCGCTTTGGTTGCGGCAGCGACTTTGGCCAATCGCTACATCACCGATCGGTTCCTACCTGACAAAGCGATCGACCTCGTTGACGAAGCGACCAGCCGATTGGCAATGGAAAAGGAAAGTGTTCCCGAACCCATCGATCGTCTGCAGCGACGGCTACGGCAATTGGAATTGGCGCAGCGACAACTTGAAGACGAAGACCAAGATGATCCATCGATCGTCGCCAGTCGGGACGAAATGCAGTCCGAAATGGATCAGCTTAGTAAAGAGCTGGCCGACTTGCGGGAGCAATGGGAGAGCGAGAAGATCGGACTCGAAGGCGTGCAATCGATTCGCCAAGAGGCCGAAACATTGGCTCACCGCTTTGCCACGCTTGATGCCGAAGCCAAACAAACGCAATTGCGGGGTGAGAACCCCGAAGCGATTTACCGCGAGATGCTGGAAGTTCAATCCCGCCAAAAGGAATTGGAATCCAAACTGGAGGAAATCGAGCGTCGCGACGCGACGGCTGAATCCGACGCAGATAAATCCGAAAGCCAACGGCGCTTGCTGCGTCGAGAAGTCACCGCGGACGAAATTGCCGAAGTCGTTTCGATGTGGACCGGCGTCCCGGTCAGTCGCATGATGGAAACCGAGCGTGCAAAACTGCTCGTCATGGAAGAGCGGCTACACCAACGTGTCGTCGGTCAAGACGAAGCCGTCCGTGCGGTCAGCGATGCGGTGCGTCGCAGCCGAAGTGGCCTTTCGGACCCGAACCGACCGATCGGATCATTTCTGTTCCTCGGCCCGACCGGTGTGGGTAAAACCGAACTGTGTAAGGCACTCGCCGAAATCATGTTTGATGACGAGAACGCGATGGTCCGTATCGACATGAGTGAATTCATGGAACGCCATAGCGTTGCGCGAATGATCGGTGCGCCTCCCGGATACGTTGGCTATGAGGAAGGTGGCAAACTGACCGAAGCTGTTCGACGACGCCCATACACGGTGGTTCTACTTGATGAGATCGAGAAGGCTCACCCAGATGTCTTTAACATCCTGTTGCAAGTTCTTGATGATGGACGGTTGACCGATGGCCAGGGCCGAACAGTCAACTTTTCCAACTCAGTAATCGTGATGACCAGCAACGCCGGTAGCCAAGAGATCCAACGGATCGCTGCAGAAAACGGGACGGAGGACGAAATGCACGAGGCTGTTCAAGAGGCCCTGCGAACACGCTTCCTGCCCGAATTTTTGAACCGTATCGATGACACCGTGATTTTCAAACCGCTTGATCAAGCTGAGATCCGTAGGATCGTAACGTTGCAGTTAAACCATCTTGCCGATCGACTACGTGACAACGGTTTGCACTTGAAGGTGACCGAAGCGGCTATCGATGAAATCGCCAAGGTTGGCTACGACCCGACGTACGGTGCTCGGCCGCTGAAACGCGTGATCCAGCGTGAGATCCAAAACAAATTGGCTACGGCATTGCTAAAGAGCACCTTCGCCGAAGGTAGCACAGTCGTGGTCGATCACGATGCGATGGATTTCACCTTCCGAAACGAAGATCGCTTGCAGGAGACATTGGTCTAG
- a CDS encoding M48 family metalloprotease: MGIVGFSFISGRRFASLEIFWRLTRHHDLRPKSRFPSPRFFTAVQLYYFLAVVITLSFGALPAASQDVDKAVMFSAAVIGIWWAMCLMSVRMVINLIKAGEINEDTAYDWFDRQTACLRWFSLAIIALCLGGFGLGRSVDEIPLVSSSVTLQALYLLTPTVLVISGLWVAEHRFAQRLGLTTPGMAATFRWILLMVRATIAWIVVPILAMLVLVDIATLFPVSDAARGWGLAITMIALAVFGMPFVIKRAFPKTAIDQETSEWIGAILCETGMSNCKLVVWNTKGRSYNAMMAGFFGRFQVLFLTDRLVRDLNRAQLAMVILHEVAHARRKHALIRVIALAPAWAAGLSMQAMIQFLMPASALVAWGPIIGNALSLVATMLIIRQVSYFCEHDADAVACQLAVPVSKCVSDVPSSVDQAGRSLSSALVRVTEGAECARRPSWLHPGITQRIEAVLA, from the coding sequence GTGGGGATTGTCGGTTTCTCATTCATTTCTGGCCGCCGTTTTGCAAGCCTTGAAATATTTTGGCGACTGACTCGCCATCACGATTTACGACCGAAGTCGCGTTTCCCTTCGCCAAGATTCTTTACTGCTGTGCAGCTGTACTATTTCCTCGCCGTCGTCATCACACTTAGTTTTGGTGCACTTCCGGCGGCATCACAGGATGTCGACAAGGCTGTGATGTTCTCCGCCGCCGTGATTGGGATCTGGTGGGCGATGTGCTTGATGTCGGTTCGAATGGTGATCAATCTGATCAAGGCTGGGGAGATAAACGAAGACACCGCGTATGATTGGTTTGATCGACAGACCGCATGTTTGCGTTGGTTCTCGCTTGCGATCATCGCGTTGTGTCTTGGCGGTTTTGGTCTTGGACGCAGCGTCGACGAAATCCCGCTTGTGTCATCATCGGTGACCCTGCAGGCCCTTTATTTACTGACGCCGACGGTGTTGGTGATTAGCGGGTTGTGGGTTGCCGAGCATCGATTTGCTCAGCGTTTGGGTTTAACCACACCTGGCATGGCTGCCACTTTTCGTTGGATCCTATTGATGGTGCGTGCGACCATCGCATGGATTGTGGTTCCGATCCTAGCCATGCTGGTGCTTGTTGACATCGCGACCTTGTTCCCCGTCAGTGACGCTGCCCGCGGTTGGGGCTTGGCCATAACGATGATTGCTTTGGCGGTTTTCGGGATGCCCTTTGTGATCAAGCGAGCTTTTCCAAAAACGGCGATCGATCAAGAAACCTCGGAATGGATCGGAGCGATCTTGTGTGAAACGGGGATGTCGAATTGCAAGTTGGTCGTCTGGAACACGAAAGGCCGATCTTACAACGCGATGATGGCCGGATTCTTTGGTCGGTTCCAAGTCCTGTTTTTGACAGATCGTCTGGTGCGTGATTTGAACCGGGCTCAATTGGCGATGGTGATTCTGCATGAGGTCGCTCACGCTCGGCGTAAGCATGCGTTGATCCGCGTCATCGCGCTCGCCCCGGCATGGGCAGCTGGGTTGTCGATGCAGGCGATGATTCAATTCCTGATGCCTGCGAGTGCCTTGGTGGCTTGGGGGCCAATTATTGGCAACGCGCTCAGTCTGGTTGCCACCATGCTGATCATCCGGCAGGTCAGTTACTTTTGTGAACATGATGCCGATGCGGTCGCTTGCCAACTCGCCGTACCGGTTTCTAAATGCGTCAGTGATGTCCCTTCATCTGTTGACCAGGCCGGTCGAAGTCTGTCATCGGCGCTTGTTCGGGTGACCGAGGGAGCCGAGTGTGCCCGTCGTCCCAGTTGGCTTCACCCTGGCATTACCCAGCGGATCGAAGCGGTCCTTGCGTAG
- a CDS encoding DUF1559 domain-containing protein — protein MKECKRTRQGFTLVELLVVIAIIGILVGLLLPAVQAAREAARRMSCSNNFKQIGLALHNYHSAFKQLPIAGTGTSRAINNQDVSNRSNRWFLSYAVGILPYMEQQGLWDHISNPSVETVNGGTPPNGSWPAMGPTPWVGNYVPWATEIPTYRCPSDPRSSPPGYGRINYAVCYGDASNTVNNGGRNEGGYISNQNNPTNSDFFGKGPTNYNWLVERSQAANRGFFWARNPTSFRDVLDGLTRTVAAGEILTDAAQRHVNTSNAKLSYNFSGGSAVAPVSCTTDAGIDPENPKKWLSTVSLGGTDQKRGLRWADYRLNYTAFQTIIGPNGVTCTRSNDNSEGFFTVGSNHKGGCHIMMGDGSVQFITDSIDTGDQNQAPVQTRGPWPLGGSESPYGVWGAMGTRDVGETVQESFQ, from the coding sequence ATGAAAGAATGCAAACGCACTCGACAGGGTTTCACTCTTGTTGAGTTGCTCGTTGTCATCGCCATTATTGGTATCTTGGTCGGCTTATTATTGCCGGCCGTCCAAGCGGCACGCGAAGCCGCTCGACGAATGTCGTGCAGTAATAACTTCAAGCAAATCGGCTTGGCGCTTCACAATTATCATTCAGCGTTCAAGCAATTGCCGATTGCTGGTACTGGCACCTCACGTGCGATCAATAACCAGGATGTCTCTAACCGAAGTAACCGCTGGTTCCTTAGCTATGCCGTAGGCATTTTGCCGTACATGGAGCAGCAAGGCCTTTGGGATCACATCAGCAACCCATCGGTCGAAACCGTCAACGGTGGTACACCACCAAACGGAAGTTGGCCAGCGATGGGGCCAACTCCCTGGGTTGGTAATTACGTACCCTGGGCGACTGAAATCCCAACGTATCGTTGCCCCAGTGACCCTCGTTCAAGCCCACCTGGCTACGGACGTATTAACTACGCCGTCTGCTATGGTGACGCTTCGAACACGGTCAACAACGGTGGTCGCAACGAAGGCGGTTACATCAGTAACCAGAACAACCCAACCAACTCGGACTTCTTTGGCAAAGGCCCAACGAACTACAACTGGCTGGTTGAACGTTCACAAGCTGCGAACCGTGGTTTCTTCTGGGCACGTAACCCAACCTCGTTCCGTGACGTTTTGGATGGTTTGACGCGAACTGTCGCTGCAGGTGAAATCCTTACCGATGCCGCGCAACGGCACGTCAACACTTCGAACGCAAAGCTGTCGTACAACTTCAGTGGCGGTTCTGCGGTTGCACCAGTTTCTTGCACCACCGATGCCGGAATTGATCCAGAGAACCCCAAGAAATGGCTTTCGACAGTCAGTTTGGGCGGAACCGATCAAAAACGTGGCCTCCGCTGGGCTGACTACCGTCTGAACTACACAGCGTTCCAGACGATCATCGGTCCCAACGGTGTGACATGTACCCGCAGCAACGATAACTCCGAAGGGTTCTTTACCGTCGGTAGTAATCACAAAGGCGGTTGTCACATCATGATGGGTGACGGTTCGGTTCAGTTCATCACGGACAGTATCGACACCGGTGACCAGAACCAAGCTCCGGTTCAAACTCGCGGACCTTGGCCGCTGGGCGGTAGCGAAAGCCCGTACGGTGTCTGGGGAGCCATGGGAACCCGGGACGTTGGTGAAACGGTCCAAGAGAGCTTCCAGTAA
- a CDS encoding glycosyltransferase family 39 protein, which yields MPKRTRKTRKSTRSGTSQPSSTSAQAATSETSSESLALEVAPPTSETIADVVPRWYRPAMALIVIAGFLLRCWHTFQTSSLPTVQEPLGDSLGYLNWAVRISAGQWYGNETFYQAPLYPYFLAVLMLFAGPSILFIRLVQAFLGAMACGFIGAGAKRLFDPKTGVIAAVLAALYAPAIYYDGIIQKASLSMFLIAALFYLLTVLQSQQPRKRQDSRTSFRNNKIVIAVGIGVVLGLLCLTRENALLWIPLIPIWIGWIFRKATTESWPKLIGGYGLGLFLVLFPVAARNASLGGEWSPTTFQSGPNFYIGNGIGATGVYQPLVPGHESPEFERADAQAIAEYETGRALSAREVSKFWMTRSLADIYEQPGRWVALLGRKILMTFNNYEVPDVESPAVHRFWSVPLNLLWYVSGFGLIFPLAAVGMLLMSSGWSRFWLFPMLALTMAVAVAMFFILGRYRLPVATLSIPFAAYALANFKLAINTPRRSIVAGTVLVSCLVVAFLPVHNVRELTASAYMNTGVAYGRQGNIDASMLWMKRSIEMRGETATGLYNLAGAQLLAGDNEAALQSLLKARELDFSFLEVELQLGQLYEQRGEYENARKHYTAASKLSPQDTGLMAKINQLDKFLKTSNSYSSGNPNP from the coding sequence ATGCCCAAACGGACACGCAAAACTAGAAAGTCAACTCGCTCGGGAACCAGTCAACCAAGCAGCACTTCCGCTCAAGCCGCGACTTCAGAAACCTCTTCAGAATCGCTCGCCCTGGAAGTCGCACCACCAACCTCTGAAACAATCGCGGACGTTGTCCCGCGATGGTATCGACCTGCAATGGCATTGATTGTGATTGCAGGTTTTCTTTTGCGCTGTTGGCACACGTTCCAAACGTCCAGTTTGCCAACGGTGCAGGAGCCACTTGGCGATTCGCTGGGCTATCTCAATTGGGCGGTGCGAATCTCTGCTGGTCAGTGGTACGGAAACGAGACCTTTTATCAGGCGCCGTTGTACCCCTATTTCTTGGCCGTGCTGATGCTGTTTGCAGGTCCAAGCATCTTGTTCATTCGGTTGGTTCAAGCCTTCCTGGGCGCAATGGCCTGTGGATTTATCGGCGCGGGAGCCAAGCGACTTTTCGATCCAAAAACCGGTGTGATTGCGGCAGTTTTAGCGGCCCTCTATGCCCCGGCGATCTACTACGACGGGATCATTCAAAAAGCATCGCTATCGATGTTTTTAATTGCGGCTTTGTTTTACTTGCTGACCGTCTTGCAGAGTCAGCAACCGCGCAAGCGACAAGATAGCCGAACCAGTTTTCGAAACAACAAGATCGTCATTGCGGTCGGCATCGGAGTTGTGCTTGGCCTACTGTGCCTGACACGTGAAAACGCGCTGCTCTGGATACCACTGATCCCGATCTGGATCGGCTGGATCTTTAGAAAAGCGACTACCGAGTCCTGGCCCAAATTGATCGGCGGGTATGGCTTGGGGTTGTTCCTGGTCCTATTTCCCGTTGCCGCTAGAAACGCGTCATTGGGCGGCGAATGGTCTCCCACCACATTCCAGTCCGGCCCAAACTTTTATATCGGCAATGGGATCGGCGCGACGGGAGTCTACCAGCCATTGGTTCCAGGGCATGAGTCACCCGAATTTGAACGTGCCGATGCACAAGCGATCGCCGAATACGAAACTGGTCGAGCCTTAAGCGCTCGTGAGGTATCGAAGTTCTGGATGACCCGTTCACTGGCAGACATCTATGAACAACCGGGCCGCTGGGTCGCGCTGCTGGGACGAAAGATCCTCATGACCTTTAACAATTATGAAGTGCCTGATGTAGAAAGCCCGGCTGTTCATCGATTTTGGTCGGTGCCATTAAACCTGCTTTGGTATGTCAGTGGCTTTGGATTGATCTTTCCCCTAGCCGCCGTCGGAATGCTTTTAATGTCGTCAGGGTGGTCCAGGTTTTGGCTATTCCCAATGCTCGCGCTGACAATGGCTGTCGCGGTAGCAATGTTCTTTATCCTGGGCCGGTATCGATTGCCAGTAGCGACGCTATCGATCCCATTTGCTGCCTACGCATTGGCGAATTTCAAGTTGGCAATCAACACGCCTCGACGCAGTATTGTGGCAGGAACAGTACTCGTTTCATGCCTCGTTGTAGCTTTCCTTCCGGTTCACAACGTCCGCGAATTGACCGCCAGCGCTTACATGAACACAGGCGTTGCCTATGGAAGACAAGGCAACATTGATGCGAGCATGCTTTGGATGAAACGCTCGATCGAAATGCGAGGCGAAACCGCTACCGGACTCTACAACTTAGCCGGCGCACAGTTACTTGCCGGAGACAACGAAGCCGCATTGCAGTCGCTTTTAAAAGCGCGCGAATTGGACTTCTCTTTCCTTGAAGTCGAACTCCAACTGGGGCAGCTTTATGAGCAAAGAGGGGAGTACGAAAACGCCCGCAAGCACTACACAGCTGCGTCAAAACTTTCGCCCCAAGACACCGGGTTAATGGCAAAGATTAATCAGTTGGACAAATTTCTCAAAACTTCAAACTCTTACTCTAGCGGTAATCCAAACCCGTAG
- a CDS encoding DUF1559 domain-containing protein, whose product MKERVRARKGFTLVELLVVIAIIGILVGLLLPAVQAAREAARRMSCSNNFKQIGLAIHNYHSAFKQLPLAGGGTSRAINNQDVSNRSNRWFLSYAVGILPYMEQQGLWDKISNPSVETVTGGNPPNGQWPAMGPCPWVSNYKPWATEIPTYRCPSDPQSSPPGLGRINYAVCYGDASNTVNNGGRNEGGYISNQNNPTNSDFFGRGPTDFNWLVERSQAANRGFFWARRKTAFRDVLDGLANTIAAGEILTDASQRHINTSNAQLSFDYGGGNAVAPIQVTTSADIDPENPKRWLQTTTLSGTDQKRGLRWADYRLNYTAFQTIIPPNGPTATRSNDNSEGFFTAGSNHKGGCHILMGDGSIQFITDSIDSGDQSQAPVQTRGPWLLGGSPSPYGIWGALGTRDTGEVIDENFQ is encoded by the coding sequence ATGAAAGAACGCGTTCGCGCTCGCAAGGGTTTCACCTTGGTCGAGTTGCTGGTTGTTATCGCAATTATTGGCATCCTTGTTGGGTTGCTGTTGCCGGCCGTTCAAGCCGCACGCGAAGCTGCACGTCGTATGTCCTGCAGCAACAATTTCAAGCAGATCGGATTGGCAATCCACAACTACCATTCTGCGTTTAAGCAATTGCCACTTGCTGGCGGTGGGACATCACGTGCAATCAATAACCAGGATGTTTCCAACCGAAGCAATCGTTGGTTCCTGAGCTATGCCGTCGGCATTTTGCCCTACATGGAACAACAAGGTCTTTGGGACAAGATCAGCAACCCATCTGTCGAAACCGTTACCGGTGGAAACCCTCCCAACGGCCAGTGGCCAGCGATGGGACCATGCCCTTGGGTTTCAAACTACAAACCATGGGCGACCGAGATCCCAACGTACCGTTGCCCAAGTGATCCACAATCAAGCCCTCCGGGTCTTGGCCGAATCAACTACGCCGTGTGCTATGGCGATGCGTCCAACACGGTCAACAACGGCGGGCGTAACGAAGGCGGCTATATCAGCAACCAAAACAACCCAACGAACTCGGACTTCTTTGGCAGAGGCCCAACGGACTTCAACTGGTTGGTTGAACGTTCTCAAGCCGCTAACCGAGGCTTCTTCTGGGCACGCCGTAAAACCGCTTTCCGCGATGTCCTTGATGGCCTGGCCAACACGATCGCTGCTGGTGAAATTTTGACCGATGCGTCACAACGTCACATCAACACTTCGAACGCCCAACTGTCGTTCGATTACGGTGGAGGCAACGCGGTCGCACCGATCCAAGTAACGACCTCAGCGGATATCGATCCAGAGAACCCCAAGCGTTGGTTGCAAACAACAACGCTTAGCGGCACTGACCAAAAACGTGGTCTACGCTGGGCTGACTACCGACTGAACTACACAGCATTCCAAACCATCATTCCGCCAAACGGTCCGACCGCGACACGTTCGAACGATAACTCGGAAGGCTTCTTCACCGCCGGTAGTAACCACAAAGGTGGTTGCCATATTCTGATGGGTGACGGTTCAATCCAGTTCATCACCGACAGCATCGATTCTGGCGACCAAAGCCAAGCTCCCGTTCAAACTCGCGGACCTTGGTTGCTCGGCGGCAGCCCAAGCCCCTACGGTATCTGGGGTGCACTGGGAACGCGTGACACTGGCGAAGTGATTGACGAAAACTTTCAGTGA